The sequence below is a genomic window from Cryobacterium arcticum.
CGAGGGCGGCCGCCACGGCCGCACCGAGCGGATCCAGCAGGACGCGCAGCGGATCCGAGCGGTCCACGGCCAACCGGAGCAGCACGAACAGCGTCGTGCCCGCACCCGCGAGGGTGAGCAGGCACCCGCCCAGGATGCCCACACCGACGAGGGCGACAGCGGCGAGACCGGTGCGAACGGCACGGCCACTGTCCCGGTCCCAGTGCCACCACCAGACGAGGCCGCCGCCGGCAGCCCAGACCAGCGATTGCAGTGCGGCCCACCACCAGGGAACGCCGATGGGCGCATCCGTGGCGCCCGCCAGCGCGGTGTCGAAGAGCACCGTGAGTGCCGAGACCGCGCCGCCGGCCCCGAGCAGCAGTCCGACGACCCCGCCCAACACTGCGGCAGTTCCGGGGAGCCGGGTGGGGCGACGGGTGCTCCGGCGCAGGACGAACCGGTGCCCGGCCCAGACCCCCGCCCAGACCACACCCGTCGCCGCCTCCGCGGTGGCGTCGTCGCCGCGCACCACCGCAGACACGGCCGAGAACAGTGCGGTGCTGGCGACGATGAGCGCGACGGTGCAGACGCCCACCACATACAGGGCCCAGGCCACTGAGTCACGTTCGGACGGGTCGGCCAGGCGTCGCCAGGCGAACCAGCCCAGCAGCGCGGCGAGCGGCCCGCCGACGAGGGTGAAGCTCAGCGACACGGCCAGGCCCGCCGTGTCGCCGCCGACGACGGCGGTTCCGGTGACCACGTCGAACAACCGGCCGAGCAGGTCGGCGAGACCACCGGCCGTGAGCAGCACCAGAACGAAGAGGATGCCGTACACCACCACCCGGCGCAGCACCGGCGCCGCGGAGGCCCGCGGAACGACCCTCGCCGGCGGGATACCCGCCGGCGCGGTGCCCGGCCCGGTCACAGCCCGTCTCCGCTGCCGGTCGACGGACACACCATGAGCTGCCACGGCACCGCATCGATGAGCCAGCCGTCGTCCGCCCTGACCAGTTCGAACACGTCCTCCGACTCGGACTCCGACGAACCGAACGGTCCGGCGTCGTAGAACGTGACGATCGACACCCGCACGTCGGCGCTCGAGACGCGCTCGGTGGTGTCCAGCAGCGTGACGCGGATGTCCTCCGTGCCCGGTTCGGAGTACCGGTCGCAGTTCGCCAGGGCGGTCGCGGTCAGATACCGCGCCGCCGTGTCCTCATCACCCTCCACCGCGGCCGCCGCGTACCGCTGCACCACTCCGCCGGGCGTGCCGGCGTCCAGCAGCTCGGGTGCACCGCGGGTGAAGACCACCACGAGCGCCACCAGCACGAGCAGGGCGATCAGGCCGAGCACCACGAGAAGGGCCGGGTCGCGCCGGGCCGGCGGAGCAGGCTCGCCGGTGAGGGCGGGGGGCGCGGTGTCTGGGCTCATGAGCGAAGCATGGCGCATCCGGTGCGGTGGCGCCAGCATCCGGTGCGTGCCGGGCGCCGGGCGGCCGTAGGCTGTTCATGTGTCGACGCTCAGTGATCTCGTACTTGCCCAGGGCCGCAACAGCGCGG
It includes:
- a CDS encoding DUF5671 domain-containing protein, giving the protein MTGPGTAPAGIPPARVVPRASAAPVLRRVVVYGILFVLVLLTAGGLADLLGRLFDVVTGTAVVGGDTAGLAVSLSFTLVGGPLAALLGWFAWRRLADPSERDSVAWALYVVGVCTVALIVASTALFSAVSAVVRGDDATAEAATGVVWAGVWAGHRFVLRRSTRRPTRLPGTAAVLGGVVGLLLGAGGAVSALTVLFDTALAGATDAPIGVPWWWAALQSLVWAAGGGLVWWWHWDRDSGRAVRTGLAAVALVGVGILGGCLLTLAGAGTTLFVLLRLAVDRSDPLRVLLDPLGAAVAAALVGGLIWGYHRAVAARRSAGVSGAGVLVTSGVSLVAAASGIGVIVNALLATLTTPLAASDPRTLLLAGISSLVVGGPLWWFTWRPTTAVLPERRRSTGRSAYLVVVFGVSAVVALVALLVIGFRLFDSLLSGEAGLLDRLRASLGLLLATGLVAGYHFSVWRGDRAAIAASVPAPVPDAPRGPATGIGELVLIMGPGAEPVLRHLRQLTGATVSWWQRAGGSTALPDPAEVASALEGVRGERVVLVVGADGELSVIPLVAPQPPGL